A genomic region of Pseudomonas abietaniphila contains the following coding sequences:
- a CDS encoding DNA-binding domain-containing protein, translating to MQPSLTDFQDLFVEALYNPEADTLTLLTDQPGFSVYRNTVMKGAVDALQANFPTVERLVGNEWFLAAAAIHARHAPPVDARLVYHGNGFPVFLDRFEHAQQMPYLGNVARLDLLWNQCHTAMEEPGVDVIRLAALTPEELARRVLKPRRAAQWIWFADQPVFTIWRHNREQTPMPETLAWHGEGALLVRSGGVVTWHALTVGECAFLDACKAGAPLEHAAQQATEAEPSLDMLDLLTRLVGADAFAANEPA from the coding sequence ATGCAACCGTCTCTGACCGATTTCCAGGACCTCTTCGTCGAGGCGTTGTACAACCCCGAAGCGGACACCCTTACTCTGCTGACCGACCAGCCCGGTTTTTCGGTGTACCGCAACACGGTGATGAAAGGCGCGGTGGATGCCTTGCAAGCCAACTTCCCTACGGTGGAGCGTCTGGTGGGCAACGAATGGTTTCTGGCGGCGGCTGCTATTCACGCCCGTCATGCGCCGCCAGTGGATGCGCGGCTGGTGTACCACGGCAACGGGTTTCCCGTATTCCTCGACCGGTTCGAACACGCGCAGCAGATGCCCTATCTCGGCAACGTAGCGCGGCTCGATCTGCTGTGGAACCAGTGCCATACCGCGATGGAAGAACCCGGTGTCGATGTCATCCGCCTTGCCGCTCTGACGCCTGAAGAGCTGGCCAGGCGGGTGCTCAAACCCCGTCGTGCCGCGCAATGGATATGGTTTGCCGATCAGCCGGTATTCACGATCTGGCGACACAATCGCGAACAGACCCCGATGCCTGAGACGCTCGCCTGGCACGGCGAAGGCGCGCTGCTGGTCCGCAGTGGCGGTGTCGTCACCTGGCACGCGTTGACGGTCGGCGAATGTGCCTTTCTCGATGCCTGCAAAGCGGGCGCACCGCTGGAGCACGCCGCGCAGCAGGCGACTGAGGCCGAGCCCTCGCTGGACATGCTGGACCTGCTGACACGACTGGTCGGCGCCGACGCCTTTGCAGCGAACGAGCCCGCCTGA
- the bufB gene encoding MNIO family bufferin maturase, which translates to MNTSLTLGAGLGLKADHYEAAFDCAAKGVWFEVHPENYMIDGGPRLAWLETIGSRHPLSLHGVSLSLAADCAPDVEHLQRLKTLIDRVQPALVSEHLAWSTWRGQYHPDLLPFPRTGQALQRIADNIQRTQDVLQRRIAVENPSHYVQLEGHACSEIEFLAELSARTGCGLLLDINNVFLSAHNMGYDANAYVDAFPGEAIMEIHLAGHSSDPGGAALLIDSHDAPVAEPVWALYQRLIQRVGPRPTLIERDDHIPPFGELLLERDRAQTLLEGLPCNRL; encoded by the coding sequence ATGAACACATCACTCACACTGGGTGCCGGACTGGGCCTCAAGGCCGACCACTACGAAGCCGCGTTTGACTGCGCTGCCAAGGGTGTGTGGTTTGAAGTCCATCCGGAAAACTACATGATCGACGGCGGCCCGCGCCTGGCATGGCTGGAAACGATCGGCAGCCGTCACCCGCTGTCGCTGCACGGTGTGTCACTGTCCCTGGCGGCCGACTGTGCGCCCGACGTTGAACACCTGCAGCGGCTCAAGACACTGATCGACCGCGTTCAGCCAGCCCTTGTTTCCGAGCACCTCGCCTGGTCCACCTGGCGGGGTCAGTACCACCCCGATCTGCTGCCCTTTCCTCGCACCGGGCAAGCCCTGCAGCGAATTGCCGACAACATTCAGCGCACGCAAGACGTTCTCCAGCGGCGCATCGCCGTCGAGAATCCGAGTCACTACGTGCAGCTTGAAGGTCACGCGTGCAGCGAGATCGAATTTCTCGCCGAGCTGAGCGCACGCACCGGCTGCGGCCTGTTGCTGGATATCAACAACGTGTTTCTCAGCGCCCACAACATGGGCTATGACGCCAACGCTTACGTCGACGCGTTTCCCGGCGAGGCCATCATGGAAATTCATCTGGCCGGGCACAGTTCCGACCCTGGAGGTGCTGCCTTGCTGATCGACTCCCACGACGCCCCGGTGGCAGAACCCGTCTGGGCCTTGTACCAGCGCTTGATTCAGCGCGTGGGCCCACGACCTACGCTGATCGAACGGGACGACCATATCCCGCCGTTCGGTGAGCTGTTGCTGGAGCGTGACCGTGCTCAAACCCTGCTGGAGGGTCTGCCATGCAACCGTCTCTGA
- a CDS encoding BufA1 family periplasmic bufferin-type metallophore: MNNIKLAAAALAFASMASGAMAAEKMDAPAMEKCYGVAMAGKNDCKAGAGTTCAGTAKTDYQTNAWKNVPAGTCTSIKTPHGMGSLTPM, encoded by the coding sequence ATGAACAACATCAAACTCGCTGCCGCTGCTCTGGCTTTCGCTTCCATGGCTTCCGGCGCAATGGCCGCTGAAAAGATGGACGCTCCTGCCATGGAAAAATGCTACGGCGTGGCCATGGCCGGCAAGAACGATTGCAAGGCTGGCGCTGGCACCACCTGCGCAGGCACTGCCAAGACCGACTACCAGACCAACGCCTGGAAGAACGTTCCAGCCGGCACCTGCACCTCGATCAAAACCCCGCACGGCATGGGCTCGCTGACCCCGATGTAA
- a CDS encoding LysR family transcriptional regulator: MNKLDLLKTFVRVAELSSFTLASDALGLPRSSVSEQVRALEQLMNTRLLLRTTRKVQTTPDGQVLYERSKDLLAQMDEVESLFRQDNAVLSGRLRVDMPTAVARRLVLPRLREFIDRHPLIEMEISSTDRRVDLVREGFDCVMRVGELSDTSLVARHVGHLNMINCVSADYAERYGVPHTLEDLQQHLLIDYVSAFGAGNGMFEYHRDGKDHRIPMPCSVKVNNVEAYEAACVGGLGIIQAPLLSREHQLQRGGLVEILPDYRPAPMPVSLLYAHRRHLPQRCRVFMDWMESLLVEYGVVK, encoded by the coding sequence ATGAACAAACTCGACCTGCTGAAGACCTTCGTTCGCGTTGCCGAGCTTTCAAGCTTCACATTGGCCAGTGACGCACTCGGCCTTCCCCGCTCCAGCGTGTCCGAGCAGGTTCGTGCCCTTGAGCAACTGATGAACACACGCCTGCTGCTGCGCACCACCCGCAAGGTGCAAACCACACCGGACGGCCAGGTGCTGTATGAGCGCAGCAAAGACCTGCTGGCACAGATGGACGAAGTCGAAAGCCTGTTTCGCCAGGACAACGCGGTGCTCAGCGGGCGTCTGCGAGTCGACATGCCCACGGCCGTGGCACGCAGGCTGGTGCTGCCGCGCTTAAGGGAGTTCATCGACCGGCATCCGCTCATTGAGATGGAAATCAGCAGCACCGACCGCCGCGTCGACCTTGTGCGTGAAGGTTTCGACTGCGTCATGCGCGTGGGCGAGTTGTCCGATACGTCGCTGGTCGCACGGCATGTCGGTCACCTCAACATGATCAATTGCGTCAGCGCCGACTACGCCGAACGCTATGGCGTGCCTCACACGCTGGAGGACCTGCAACAACACCTGCTGATCGATTACGTCAGCGCGTTTGGCGCGGGCAACGGGATGTTCGAGTACCACCGCGACGGCAAGGACCATCGCATCCCCATGCCCTGCAGCGTCAAGGTTAACAACGTTGAAGCCTACGAGGCTGCCTGCGTCGGCGGACTGGGCATCATTCAGGCGCCGCTGTTGTCCAGGGAACACCAACTGCAACGGGGCGGCCTGGTGGAAATCCTGCCCGACTACCGACCTGCACCGATGCCTGTTTCGCTGCTCTACGCCCACCGCCGCCACCTGCCACAACGTTGCCGGGTGTTCATGGACTGGATGGAAAGCCTGTTGGTGGAATACGGTGTGGTGAAATAA
- a CDS encoding SDR family NAD(P)-dependent oxidoreductase, with product MSNKIAIITGASRGLGKSTALHLARQGIDIIGTYRSREDEARSVVAEIEALGGKAKMLQLDVGDSRGFDTFATQVSALLSAYFKAERVDFLVNNAGIGLYASCADTTEAQFDQLMNVHFKGPFFLTQKLLPLIADGGRIVNLSSGLARFSPIGYAAYASMKGAIEVWTRYLANELGPRGITVNALAPGAIETDFGGGTVRDNKDVNDWVAANTAMKRAGLPDDIGAAIAMLLSDGGRWITAQRIEASGGMFV from the coding sequence ATGAGCAACAAAATCGCGATCATCACCGGGGCCAGCCGTGGCCTGGGCAAGAGCACTGCGCTGCATCTGGCCAGGCAGGGCATCGACATCATTGGCACGTACCGCAGTCGCGAAGACGAAGCGCGGAGCGTTGTCGCCGAGATCGAAGCATTGGGCGGCAAGGCCAAGATGCTGCAGCTGGATGTCGGTGACAGCCGTGGGTTCGACACCTTCGCCACGCAGGTGTCGGCGCTGCTCAGTGCGTATTTCAAAGCTGAACGTGTTGATTTCCTGGTGAATAACGCGGGCATCGGTCTGTACGCCAGCTGCGCCGACACCACCGAGGCGCAGTTCGATCAGCTGATGAACGTGCACTTCAAAGGCCCGTTCTTCCTGACCCAGAAACTGCTGCCGCTGATTGCCGACGGCGGTCGCATCGTTAACCTGTCGTCCGGTCTGGCGCGTTTTTCACCGATCGGCTACGCCGCCTATGCCTCGATGAAAGGCGCGATTGAAGTCTGGACGCGTTATCTGGCCAACGAACTCGGCCCTCGGGGGATTACCGTAAACGCGTTGGCCCCTGGCGCGATCGAGACCGATTTCGGTGGCGGCACCGTACGCGACAACAAAGACGTGAATGACTGGGTGGCCGCGAACACCGCGATGAAACGGGCCGGTTTGCCCGATGACATCGGAGCGGCCATTGCGATGTTGCTGAGTGACGGCGGCCGCTGGATCACGGCGCAGCGCATCGAGGCGTCTGGCGGGATGTTCGTGTGA
- a CDS encoding AEC family transporter, whose translation MSSVLNVLLPIFALILVGYLCRRTNRLGPTAASEINRMVVWLCLPALLFTATATATWEQIWHPGFVAVFTLSTMAMFVITLLIRRKKAGHFADASIDALSASYANTGYIGIPLCVMVLGHNGLEPALIASLLVVCVLFGIALVCIEIGLQSEAQVHRIVFKVLKALAKNPLVVSPILGACWASTGLPLPGALDKFLSLLGAATTPCALISLGLFLAQKQQGPRHGTSLLVLIKLIAHPLLTWFLAFHVFHLPPLWANSALLLSALPTGTGPFMLAEYYKREASVVSSTILISTLGSLVTLSLCIYYING comes from the coding sequence ATGTCATCCGTTTTAAATGTGCTGTTGCCGATCTTCGCCTTGATTCTGGTCGGTTACCTCTGCCGTCGCACCAACCGTCTAGGCCCGACTGCCGCGTCCGAAATCAACCGGATGGTGGTCTGGCTGTGCCTGCCCGCCTTGCTGTTCACGGCGACCGCAACGGCCACTTGGGAACAGATCTGGCACCCTGGATTCGTCGCGGTGTTCACTCTTTCCACGATGGCGATGTTTGTCATCACCCTGCTGATCCGACGCAAGAAAGCCGGGCACTTTGCCGACGCCAGCATTGACGCACTCAGTGCTTCTTACGCGAACACGGGCTACATCGGCATCCCGCTGTGCGTAATGGTGCTCGGGCATAACGGCCTTGAGCCGGCGTTGATTGCGTCGCTGCTGGTGGTCTGTGTGCTGTTCGGCATCGCGCTGGTGTGCATCGAGATCGGCCTGCAAAGCGAAGCGCAGGTGCACCGCATCGTCTTCAAAGTGCTGAAGGCGCTGGCCAAGAATCCGCTGGTGGTGTCGCCGATTCTCGGCGCGTGCTGGGCCTCGACCGGCCTACCGTTGCCCGGCGCACTGGACAAGTTTCTCAGCCTGTTGGGCGCGGCGACGACTCCGTGTGCGCTGATTTCCCTCGGTCTGTTCCTGGCCCAAAAACAACAAGGCCCGCGCCATGGCACGAGCCTGTTGGTGCTGATCAAGCTGATCGCCCATCCCCTGCTGACCTGGTTCCTGGCGTTTCACGTCTTTCACCTGCCGCCGTTGTGGGCGAACTCTGCGCTGTTGCTCAGCGCGCTGCCGACCGGTACCGGCCCGTTCATGCTGGCCGAGTATTACAAGCGCGAGGCCTCGGTGGTGTCCAGCACGATCCTGATCTCCACCTTGGGCTCGCTGGTGACCTTGTCGTTGTGCATCTACTACATCAACGGATAG
- a CDS encoding RcnB family protein encodes MKNKSLIAGLTILGCVSLASFAVQADDAPAQTVQSSKDNLRDLEKGDRAPEKFQRPGAAIKDWKAKGLKEPAKQSQWVRINDKYVEVQTTNGQITDITPVKK; translated from the coding sequence ATGAAAAACAAATCGCTCATCGCCGGTCTGACGATCCTGGGCTGTGTTTCACTCGCCAGTTTCGCCGTACAGGCCGACGATGCACCTGCGCAGACTGTTCAATCCTCCAAAGACAACCTGCGCGATCTCGAAAAAGGTGACCGCGCGCCGGAGAAATTCCAGCGGCCTGGCGCAGCGATCAAAGACTGGAAGGCCAAAGGTCTGAAAGAGCCCGCCAAGCAAAGCCAATGGGTGCGCATCAACGACAAGTACGTCGAAGTGCAGACCACCAACGGTCAGATCACCGACATTACCCCCGTCAAAAAATAA
- a CDS encoding SDR family oxidoreductase, translated as MIVVTGASGQLGRLVIDRLLQQIPASEIVAAVRSPEKAADLAAKGVHVRQADYAQPATLEGAFAGAKKILLISSSEVGQRVAQHQAVIDAAKRAGVELLAYTSVLHADTSLLGLAEEHRQTEVALAASGVPGVVLRNGWYHENYTAGIAGDLAHGAHFGSAGDGRISSAARADYADAAVAVLTSRDDQVGRVYELAGDASYSLTEFAAEVSRQSGKPVIYSDLPEAAYKAALLQAGLPAFVAELLANSDAAAAKGALFDDGRQLSRLLGRATTPLAASVAAALQG; from the coding sequence ATGATTGTCGTCACCGGTGCATCAGGTCAGCTTGGCCGCCTCGTTATTGATCGCCTTCTGCAACAAATCCCCGCGTCAGAGATCGTCGCGGCAGTGCGCAGCCCTGAAAAAGCGGCGGATCTGGCGGCCAAAGGCGTACATGTGCGTCAGGCCGATTACGCACAACCCGCCACGCTGGAGGGCGCGTTTGCAGGCGCGAAAAAGATTCTGTTGATTTCATCCAGCGAAGTCGGCCAACGCGTTGCTCAACACCAGGCCGTGATCGACGCGGCGAAACGCGCCGGGGTCGAATTGCTGGCGTACACCAGCGTGCTGCATGCCGACACGTCGCTGCTGGGGTTGGCGGAAGAACATCGCCAGACCGAAGTGGCGCTCGCCGCCTCCGGCGTGCCGGGCGTCGTGTTGCGTAACGGCTGGTACCACGAAAACTACACCGCCGGCATTGCGGGAGACCTGGCCCACGGCGCGCACTTCGGCAGCGCTGGCGACGGTCGAATCAGTTCAGCGGCGCGCGCGGACTACGCCGATGCGGCGGTGGCCGTCTTGACGTCCCGTGATGATCAGGTCGGTCGTGTCTATGAGCTCGCGGGCGATGCGTCGTACAGCCTCACGGAGTTCGCCGCCGAGGTGAGTCGTCAGTCGGGCAAACCGGTGATTTATTCCGATCTGCCAGAGGCTGCCTACAAAGCTGCGCTGCTGCAGGCCGGTTTGCCGGCGTTCGTGGCTGAGTTGCTGGCCAACTCCGATGCGGCAGCGGCCAAGGGCGCGCTGTTCGATGACGGGCGTCAGTTGAGCAGACTGCTTGGCCGGGCGACAACGCCATTGGCCGCGAGCGTGGCCGCAGCCTTGCAGGGCTGA
- a CDS encoding winged helix-turn-helix transcriptional regulator, translating to MNDVSSPSAENVSLLERIRMGEILARDCPSREILNHVCSRWGVLVLVVLLDGTHRFSELRRKIGGVSEKMLSQTLQSLEQDGFIDRKALPVVPPHVEYSLTPLGEEVAMQVNGLTTWIERNLPRIMDARQARTDAAEAS from the coding sequence ATGAACGATGTTTCCAGCCCGTCGGCGGAAAATGTTTCGCTGCTTGAGCGCATTCGCATGGGCGAGATCCTGGCGCGCGATTGCCCCTCGCGGGAAATCCTCAACCATGTCTGTAGCCGCTGGGGTGTGCTGGTGCTGGTGGTGTTGCTGGACGGCACGCACCGCTTCAGTGAACTGCGGCGCAAGATCGGCGGGGTCAGCGAAAAAATGCTCTCGCAAACCCTACAGAGTCTTGAACAGGACGGGTTCATTGATCGCAAGGCGCTGCCGGTGGTGCCGCCCCACGTCGAATACAGCCTGACCCCGCTGGGTGAAGAAGTGGCGATGCAGGTTAACGGGCTCACCACATGGATCGAACGAAACCTGCCACGCATCATGGACGCACGGCAGGCTCGCACGGATGCTGCTGAAGCGTCATAA
- a CDS encoding FMN-dependent NADH-azoreductase translates to MPHLLYIESSPRKQRSASIEVATAFIEAWQARHTIATVDTLDVWNMPLPEFDGAVLDAKYAGIMGVERTPEQKQAWEQITELAQRFIKADIILFAVPMWNFGIPYKLKHLIDVVSQKDLLFTFDERGLNGLLDGRKVVVIAARGAPLDRAEHQIAYLTTWSEMVGIDEQYNVVIEKTLLGPDVDAESRQTAKTAAVDLAATL, encoded by the coding sequence ATGCCCCATCTTCTGTACATCGAAAGCTCACCCCGCAAACAGCGCTCCGCCTCGATCGAAGTCGCCACCGCGTTCATCGAGGCCTGGCAGGCGCGGCACACCATCGCCACCGTGGACACGCTGGACGTCTGGAACATGCCACTTCCGGAGTTCGACGGCGCGGTGCTGGATGCAAAATACGCCGGGATAATGGGTGTCGAGCGCACGCCTGAACAGAAACAGGCCTGGGAGCAGATCACTGAACTCGCCCAGCGCTTCATCAAAGCCGACATCATCCTGTTCGCCGTGCCCATGTGGAATTTCGGCATTCCCTACAAGCTCAAACACCTGATCGATGTGGTCAGCCAGAAAGACCTGCTGTTCACGTTCGACGAGCGCGGCCTGAATGGCCTGCTCGACGGTCGCAAGGTCGTCGTGATCGCGGCGCGCGGCGCGCCCTTGGACCGCGCCGAACATCAGATCGCGTACCTGACGACCTGGAGCGAAATGGTGGGCATCGACGAGCAGTACAACGTGGTCATCGAGAAGACCCTGTTGGGCCCGGACGTCGACGCTGAATCACGCCAAACCGCCAAAACGGCGGCCGTCGATCTCGCTGCCACGTTATGA
- a CDS encoding carbohydrate kinase family protein, whose product MYLVCGEALFDFFSQPDADAKSNRIGYQAVAGGSPFNVAVGLRRLGVDAGFFAGLSTDYLGKRLATVLEEEGVREDFLIHFDAPTTLSMVAVGTDGSPQYSFRGEGCADRLLTVEHLPALDESVRGLHVGSFTLVVQPVADALLTLVQRESGKRLITFDPNVRLNPAPSIELWRSQVAKFAEHAHLIKVSDEDLHLLYPDIDAETVAKGWLKHNCQLVIMTRGRQGATVFTRELGHWSVPAREVKTADTVGAGDTFQAALITFLTERGLDTPASLPSLDRETLTQMLDFAVAAAAITCTRVGPDLPYRNQVVL is encoded by the coding sequence ATGTACCTGGTTTGTGGCGAAGCACTGTTCGACTTTTTCAGTCAGCCGGACGCCGATGCAAAGAGCAACCGCATCGGCTACCAGGCGGTTGCAGGCGGCTCACCCTTCAACGTCGCGGTGGGCCTTCGCCGTCTGGGCGTGGACGCCGGTTTCTTTGCCGGACTGTCCACCGACTATCTGGGCAAGCGTCTGGCGACGGTGCTTGAAGAAGAAGGCGTGCGTGAGGATTTCCTCATTCACTTCGACGCCCCCACGACGCTGTCGATGGTCGCTGTCGGTACCGATGGCTCGCCGCAGTACAGCTTCCGTGGCGAAGGTTGCGCCGACCGGCTGCTCACCGTAGAGCACCTGCCCGCCCTGGACGAGAGCGTGCGCGGCCTGCATGTCGGCTCGTTCACACTGGTGGTGCAGCCGGTGGCCGATGCGCTGCTGACGCTGGTGCAACGCGAGAGCGGAAAACGTCTGATCACTTTCGATCCCAACGTGCGCTTGAATCCGGCACCGAGCATTGAGCTGTGGCGCAGTCAGGTGGCGAAATTCGCCGAGCACGCGCACCTCATCAAAGTCAGCGATGAAGACCTGCACCTGCTGTACCCCGACATCGACGCCGAAACCGTCGCCAAGGGCTGGCTCAAGCACAACTGCCAACTGGTGATCATGACCCGTGGTCGCCAGGGCGCGACGGTCTTCACCCGCGAGTTGGGCCACTGGTCGGTCCCGGCCCGCGAAGTGAAAACCGCCGACACCGTGGGCGCCGGCGATACCTTCCAGGCTGCGCTGATCACGTTTCTCACCGAGCGCGGACTCGACACCCCGGCCAGCCTGCCGTCGCTGGACCGCGAAACGCTGACGCAGATGCTCGATTTTGCCGTGGCGGCCGCAGCGATAACCTGCACGCGGGTGGGACCGGATTTGCCGTACCGGAATCAGGTGGTTTTATAA
- the xylB gene encoding xylulokinase, which translates to MFLGIDCGTQGTKAIVLDAVSGKVLGEGSGAHHMISGANGRREQDVQEWLNAFEQATAAALAQAGISGAEIQGIGVSGQQHGLVMIDELGHVLRPAKLWCDTESAPENDRLLDYLGGEAGSLERLGIAIAPGYTVSKLLWTKEQFPELFARTDKILLPHDFLNYWLTGRCCSEFGDASGTGYFNVRTREWDLDILQHIDPTGRLVNALPELLEAHEAVGTILPAIAERLGLNPNAIVSSGGGDNMMGAIGTGNIAPGSITMSLGSSGTVYAFADEANVSAQPSVATFCSSSGGWLPLICTMNLTNATSAIRELFALDIGTFNAAIASSPIGAQGVLMLPFLNGERVPALPHATGSILGLDSTNLNQANLCRAVVEGTTFGLRYGLDLLRDSGIKSANIRLIGGGAKSAIWRQIVADIMNTPVICTTGTEAAALGAAIQAAWCHSHAHGAGESLHALSERCVSLDPDSETRPVPEHVAAYQQVYQHYRNQLQGV; encoded by the coding sequence ATGTTTCTTGGCATTGATTGCGGCACCCAAGGCACCAAGGCGATCGTCCTTGATGCCGTCAGCGGCAAGGTCCTGGGCGAAGGCTCGGGCGCGCATCACATGATCAGCGGTGCCAACGGGCGCCGCGAGCAGGATGTGCAGGAATGGCTCAACGCCTTCGAGCAGGCGACCGCCGCCGCCCTGGCTCAGGCCGGCATCAGTGGTGCCGAGATTCAAGGCATCGGCGTGTCCGGGCAGCAACACGGGCTGGTGATGATCGACGAGTTGGGCCATGTGTTGCGCCCGGCCAAACTGTGGTGCGACACCGAGTCCGCACCGGAGAACGACCGTCTGCTGGACTACCTGGGTGGCGAAGCGGGTTCGCTGGAGCGTCTGGGTATCGCCATCGCGCCGGGCTACACCGTGTCAAAACTGCTCTGGACCAAGGAGCAGTTCCCCGAGCTGTTCGCGCGTACCGACAAGATCCTGTTGCCTCACGATTTTCTCAACTACTGGCTGACCGGCCGCTGCTGCAGCGAGTTCGGCGACGCCTCGGGCACGGGCTATTTCAACGTGCGCACCCGCGAATGGGACCTCGACATCCTGCAGCACATCGACCCGACAGGCCGCCTGGTCAACGCATTGCCTGAGTTGCTGGAGGCCCATGAAGCAGTCGGCACGATTCTGCCGGCGATTGCCGAGCGCCTGGGCCTCAACCCCAATGCCATCGTGTCCAGCGGCGGCGGCGACAACATGATGGGCGCCATCGGCACCGGCAACATAGCACCGGGCTCGATCACCATGAGCCTGGGCTCGTCCGGTACGGTGTATGCGTTTGCCGACGAAGCCAACGTCAGCGCTCAACCGTCGGTGGCGACGTTCTGTTCGTCGTCCGGTGGCTGGCTGCCGCTGATCTGCACCATGAACCTGACCAATGCCACCAGCGCCATCCGCGAGCTGTTTGCCCTGGACATCGGTACGTTCAATGCCGCGATCGCGTCCTCGCCCATCGGCGCGCAGGGCGTGCTCATGCTGCCCTTCCTCAACGGCGAGCGGGTGCCTGCCCTGCCCCATGCCACCGGCAGCATTCTGGGACTTGACAGCACCAACCTGAATCAAGCGAACCTGTGCCGCGCCGTAGTCGAAGGCACGACCTTCGGGCTGCGCTACGGCCTGGACCTGCTGCGGGACAGCGGCATCAAAAGCGCCAACATCCGCCTGATCGGCGGCGGCGCAAAAAGCGCGATCTGGCGCCAGATCGTTGCCGACATCATGAACACCCCGGTCATCTGCACCACGGGCACCGAAGCCGCAGCACTGGGCGCTGCAATCCAGGCCGCCTGGTGTCATTCGCACGCCCATGGCGCCGGAGAGTCACTGCACGCCCTGAGTGAGCGTTGCGTGAGCCTCGATCCCGACAGCGAAACCCGCCCGGTGCCAGAGCATGTGGCGGCGTATCAACAGGTTTATCAGCACTACCGCAATCAATTGCAGGGCGTTTAA